A region of Streptomyces halobius DNA encodes the following proteins:
- a CDS encoding type 1 glutamine amidotransferase: protein MSDNSLRLVWIYPDLLSTYGDQGNALVVERRARQRGLDVQRLDVRSDQQLPTSGDIYLIGGGEDRPQRLASERLIRDGGLHRAVSNGAIVFSVCAGYQILGHEFVNDLGEQQEGLGLLDVVSARGEGERCVGDVLADIGPELGLPPLTGFENHQGVTRLGPTARPFAKVRFGNGNGVGDGYEGAYHDTVFGTYMHGPVMARNPHIADLLIKLALDVNALPPVDDRWYEALRQERIAAATQPA from the coding sequence ATGAGTGACAACAGCCTGCGCCTGGTGTGGATCTACCCGGACCTGCTGAGCACGTACGGCGACCAGGGCAACGCCCTCGTGGTGGAGCGGCGGGCACGCCAGCGCGGCCTGGACGTACAGCGCCTGGACGTACGGTCCGACCAGCAGCTTCCCACCTCCGGCGATATCTATCTGATCGGCGGCGGGGAGGACCGGCCGCAGCGGCTGGCGTCCGAGCGGCTGATCCGCGACGGCGGCCTGCACCGCGCGGTCTCCAACGGCGCGATCGTCTTCTCGGTGTGCGCCGGGTACCAGATCCTGGGGCACGAGTTCGTCAACGACCTCGGCGAACAGCAGGAGGGCCTGGGGCTGCTGGACGTGGTGAGCGCCCGCGGCGAAGGGGAACGGTGCGTCGGCGACGTACTGGCCGATATCGGACCGGAGTTGGGGCTGCCGCCACTGACCGGCTTCGAGAACCACCAGGGTGTGACGCGCCTGGGGCCGACCGCCCGGCCGTTCGCCAAGGTGCGGTTCGGCAACGGTAACGGCGTCGGCGACGGCTACGAGGGCGCGTACCACGACACCGTCTTCGGTACGTACATGCACGGCCCGGTGATGGCCCGCAATCCGCATATCGCGGATCTGCTGATCAAGCTGGCACTCGACGTGAACGCGCTGCCCCCGGTCGACGACCGCTGGTACGAGGCGCTGCGGCAGGAGCGGATCGCCGCGGCGACGCAGCCCGCTTGA
- a CDS encoding MurT ligase domain-containing protein, giving the protein MAGNTEPLSPRAKLAVTAGKAAAAVSRAAGRGSGSVIGGRVALKLDPDLLARLAGHLDVILVSATNGKTTTTRLIAEALRAGGPVVSNALGANMPAGITSALAGGSDAKYGVIEVDEKYLAGVARDVTPKAIALLNLSRDQLDRAAETRMLAERWREGLAGSKALIVANADDPLIVWAASSSANVVWVAAGQEWKDDAWSCPSCGGVMQRPGNDWFCAECGFRRPTPSWALSGDHVLDPHGSAWPIKLQLPGRANKANATTSAAVAAAFGVPPQVALERMYSVQAVAGRYDVVSFLDRELRLLLAKNPAGWLETFSLIDPPPTPVILSVNARGADGTDTSWLWDVDYTRLAGHPIFVLGDRRLDLAVRLEVAGLDFEVCESLDEAVKMAPPGRIEVIANYTAFQDLRRRVGN; this is encoded by the coding sequence ATGGCAGGCAACACGGAGCCGCTGTCGCCACGGGCCAAGCTGGCCGTGACGGCGGGCAAGGCCGCGGCGGCGGTGTCGCGCGCGGCGGGCCGCGGCAGCGGATCGGTGATCGGTGGCCGGGTGGCGCTCAAGCTCGACCCCGACCTGCTCGCCCGGCTGGCCGGACATCTGGACGTGATCCTGGTGTCGGCGACCAACGGCAAGACGACCACCACCCGGCTGATCGCGGAGGCGCTGCGGGCCGGCGGCCCGGTGGTCTCCAACGCGCTCGGCGCCAACATGCCCGCGGGCATCACCTCCGCGCTGGCCGGCGGTTCGGACGCCAAGTACGGCGTCATCGAGGTGGACGAGAAGTACCTCGCCGGTGTGGCGCGGGATGTGACGCCGAAGGCCATAGCGCTGCTGAACCTCTCGCGTGACCAGCTCGACCGCGCCGCGGAGACCCGCATGCTGGCCGAGCGCTGGCGCGAGGGGCTGGCCGGGTCCAAGGCGCTGATCGTCGCCAACGCGGACGACCCGCTGATCGTGTGGGCGGCCTCGTCGTCCGCGAATGTGGTGTGGGTCGCGGCCGGGCAGGAGTGGAAGGACGACGCCTGGTCCTGCCCGTCGTGCGGCGGTGTGATGCAGCGGCCGGGCAACGACTGGTTCTGCGCCGAGTGCGGCTTCCGCCGTCCGACGCCCAGCTGGGCGCTGTCCGGCGACCATGTGCTGGACCCGCACGGCAGCGCGTGGCCCATCAAGCTGCAGCTGCCCGGCCGCGCCAACAAGGCGAACGCCACGACGTCGGCCGCGGTCGCGGCGGCGTTCGGGGTGCCGCCGCAGGTCGCGCTGGAGCGGATGTACTCCGTGCAGGCGGTGGCCGGCCGCTATGACGTCGTCTCGTTCCTGGACCGGGAGCTGCGGCTGCTGCTGGCGAAGAACCCGGCCGGCTGGCTGGAGACCTTCTCGCTGATCGACCCGCCGCCGACGCCGGTGATCCTTTCCGTGAACGCGCGCGGCGCGGACGGTACGGACACCTCCTGGCTGTGGGACGTCGACTACACCCGGCTGGCCGGGCACCCGATCTTCGTGCTCGGCGACCGCAGGCTGGACCTGGCGGTGCGGCTGGAGGTCGCGGGGCTGGACTTCGAGGTGTGCGAGAGCCTCGACGAGGCGGTGAAGATGGCGCCGCCCGGCCGGATCGAGGTCATCGCCAACTACACGGCCTTCCAGGACCTGCGCCGCCGCGTGGGCAACTGA